A region from the Sorex araneus isolate mSorAra2 chromosome 6, mSorAra2.pri, whole genome shotgun sequence genome encodes:
- the LOC101542810 gene encoding olfactory receptor 1440-like, with protein MEGQGNHTSGFMFVFLGISDDRKLQLILFPIFLGTYLVTLIANLTLIILIMMDSHLHSPMYFFLSCLASIDICFTTPISPRMLSDFFKEKKTISFIACATQYFVSAWMGQAEYCLLAAMAYDRYVAIGNPLQYSTIMSPGLCQKMVAGALGTGLLCSLVETIPAFNLDYCGPNLIQHFFCNVPEIVVLACSSPFISQMIIFLLGTFVGFGSLLIILLSYGYIAASILKISSVKGSLKAFNTCASHLAVVTIFYGTALAVYGNPTSSHSDKQNKILSVFYILIIPMLNPLIYSLRNKDIKAALKRGIKKSRQ; from the coding sequence ATGGAAGGGCAGGGCAATCACACATCTGGTTTCATGTTTGTTTTCCTGGGAATCTCAGATGACAGAAAGCTGCAGCTTATTCTCTTTCCAATCTTCTTAGGGACCTATCTTGTGACCCTCATTGCAAACCTGACTCTTATTATCCTCATCATGATGGACTCCCACCTGCACTcacccatgtactttttcctcagTTGTCTTGCATCAATAGATATCTGCTTTACTACTCCCATCAGTCCCAGGATGCTCTCAGAtttcttcaaagagaaaaaaacaatttccTTCATTGCCTGTGCTACCCAGTATTTTGTGTCAGCTTGGATGGGTCAGGCTGAGTACTGCCTCTTGGccgccatggcctatgacagataCGTGGCCATTGGTAACCCCCTGCAGTACTCAACCATCATGTCGCCTGGACTCTGTCAGAAGATGGTTGCTGGGGCTCTTGGAACTGGTCTCCTCTGTAGCTTAGTTGAAACAATTCCTGCCTTTAATCTAGACTACTGTGGGCCCAACTTAATTCAACATTTCTTTTGTAATGTTCCTGAGATTGTTGTCTTAgcttgctccagtcccttcataagccaaatgattatttttcttttaggaacATTTGTTGGATTTGGTTCTTTGCTAATCATCCTGCTATCCTACGGTTACATTGCAGCTTCCATCCTGAAAATATCCTCCGTCAAAGGTAGTCTCAAGGCCTTCAacacctgtgcctcccacctaGCAGTTGTCACCATCTTCTATGGCACAGCCCTGGCTGTGTATGGGAATCCTACTTCTAGCCACTCTGATAAGCAGAACAAGATACTGTCAGTGTTCTACATTCTTATTATCCCCATGTTGAACCCTCTGATCTATAGTTTAAGGAACAAGGATATCAAGGCCGCATTAAAGAGGGGGATAAAGAAGTCAAGACAATAA
- the LOC101543089 gene encoding olfactory receptor 1440-like → MVPSVSMEGQSNHTSGFMFVFLGISDDRNLQLILFPIFLGTYLVTLISNLTLIILIRMDSQLHTPMYFFLSCLASIDICFTTPISPRMLSDFFKEEKTISFIACATQCFVAAWMGQAEYCLLAAMAYDRYVAIGNPLQYSTIMSPGLCQKMVAGALGTGLLCGLVETISALNLYYCGPNLIQHFFCNIPEIVVLACSSPFNSQMILLLVASFVGFGSLLIILLSYGYIAASILKLSSIKGSLKAFNTCASHLVVVTIFYGTALAVYGNPTSSHSDKQNKILSVFYILIIPMLNPLIYSLRNKDIKAALRRGIKKSRH, encoded by the coding sequence ATGGTGCCAAGCGTGTCCATGGAAGGGCAGAGCAATCACACATCTGGTTTCATGTTTGTTTTCCTGGGAATCTCAGATGACAGAAATCTGCAGCTTATTCTCTTTCCAATCTTCTTAGGGACCTATCTTGTGACCCTCATTTCAAACCTGACTCTTATTATCCTCATCAGGATGGACTCCCAGctgcacacacccatgtactttttccttaGTTGTCTTGCATCGATAGATATCTGCTTTACTACTCCCATCAGTCCCAGGATGCTCTCAGATTTCttcaaagaggaaaaaacaaTTTCCTTCATTGCCTGTGCTACCCAGTGTTTTGTGGCAGCTTGGATGGGTCAGGCTGAGTACTGCCTCTTGGccgccatggcctatgacagataCGTGGCCATTGGTAACCCCCTGCAGTACTCAACCATCATGTCGCCTGGACTCTGTCAGAAGATGGTTGCTGGGGCTCTTGGAACTGGTCTCCTCTGTGGCTTAGTTGAAACAATTTCTGCCCTTAATTTGTACTACTGCGGGCCCAACTTAATTCAGCATTTCTTTTGTAATATTCCTGAGATTGTTGTCTTAgcttgctccagtcccttcaaCAGCCAAATGATTCTTTTACTTGTAGCATCATTTGTTGGATTTGGTTCTTTGCTAATCATCCTGCTATCCTATGGTTACATTGCAGCTTCCATCCTGAAATTATCCTCCATCAAAGGTAGTCTCAAGGCCTTCAACACCTGTGCCTCACACCTGGTAGTTGTCACTATCTTCTATGGCACAGCCCTGGCTGTGTATGGGAATCCTACTTCTAGCCACTCTGATAAGCAGAACAAGATACTGTCAGTGTTCTATATTCTTATTATCCCCATGTTGAACCCTCTCATCTATAGTTTAAGGAACAAGGATATCAAGGCTGCATTAAGGAGGGGGATAAAAAAGTCAAGACATTAA